In the Chryseobacterium sp. MYb264 genome, one interval contains:
- a CDS encoding alpha/beta hydrolase translates to MSHILDIKTGGKSLKEAEKVLIMIHGRGGSAQDILSLSQHLNVENYALLAPQATNGTWYPLSFMAPVEQNEPLLSSAIETVEKTVQTALDAGIKTENIYFFGFSQGACLTLEFLARNAQKFGGAAAIIGGVIGDKINRENYKGDFNQTPVFLGTSNPDFHVPVERVYATANILKEMNADVTEKVYANFGHSINQEEIELANSIVFK, encoded by the coding sequence ATGAGTCATATTTTAGATATAAAAACAGGAGGGAAATCATTGAAAGAAGCTGAAAAAGTTTTAATCATGATTCACGGAAGAGGGGGAAGTGCACAGGATATTTTAAGTTTATCACAACATTTGAATGTGGAAAACTATGCTTTATTAGCACCGCAGGCAACGAACGGAACCTGGTATCCGCTTTCGTTCATGGCTCCGGTCGAGCAAAACGAACCTTTGTTGTCATCAGCGATTGAAACGGTTGAAAAAACAGTTCAGACAGCTTTGGATGCAGGCATAAAAACTGAAAATATTTACTTTTTCGGATTCTCTCAAGGAGCGTGTTTAACCTTAGAATTTTTAGCAAGAAACGCTCAGAAGTTCGGTGGAGCAGCAGCGATAATTGGCGGTGTAATCGGAGATAAGATCAATCGTGAAAATTATAAAGGAGATTTTAATCAAACCCCGGTTTTCCTTGGAACGAGTAACCCCGATTTCCACGTTCCCGTGGAAAGAGTGTACGCTACAGCGAATATTTTAAAAGAAATGAACGCGGATGTTACGGAAAAAGTCTATGCTAATTTCGGACATTCCATCAACCAGGAAGAAATAGAACTGGCGAATTCGATTGTATTTAAATAA
- a CDS encoding Crp/Fnr family transcriptional regulator, whose translation MSENIVKNVTRFIELSEKEEKFFTDSLTLQTFPKKTVLLREGEICQFEGYIQKGCVRVYYLDDNGFEVTILFAIEDWWISDIASFQEQKPSRLYIETLEDSEIFMLNPTTKEKLLTEIPKFERVFRMLVQRNLSTLQNRLVNTISKAATDRYLEFIKVYPSIPQRVAQYYIASYLGVSKEFVSTIRKRLASKEK comes from the coding sequence ATGTCTGAAAATATCGTCAAAAATGTCACCCGATTCATAGAACTTAGTGAAAAAGAAGAAAAATTTTTCACCGATTCATTAACACTTCAAACGTTCCCCAAGAAAACAGTTTTGTTACGGGAAGGCGAAATCTGCCAGTTTGAAGGCTATATCCAAAAAGGCTGTGTGAGGGTGTATTACCTTGATGATAATGGTTTTGAAGTAACGATATTATTTGCCATTGAAGACTGGTGGATCAGCGATATTGCTTCATTTCAGGAACAGAAACCGTCCCGATTATACATTGAAACCTTGGAAGATTCAGAAATATTTATGCTGAATCCTACCACGAAGGAAAAATTATTAACCGAGATTCCGAAATTTGAAAGAGTGTTCAGAATGTTGGTTCAGAGAAATCTTTCCACTTTACAAAACCGTTTGGTGAACACGATTTCCAAAGCAGCAACCGACCGATATTTAGAATTTATCAAAGTGTATCCTTCCATTCCGCAAAGAGTCGCACAATATTATATTGCGTCTTATCTTGGCGTTTCCAAAGAGTTTGTCAGCACAATCAGAAAACGTCTCGCTTCGAAAGAAAAATAA
- a CDS encoding pirin family protein, whose translation MNKQRTDMDRKDFLKKGLLGTGMFVASASLGNTMKNEIDEIEPLEPIGYNHLPNTDSKIKDNSVIHKADSRGKADHGWLVSSHTFSFANYHNPERMHFGVLRVLNDDKVEAGRGFGTHPHDNMEIISIPLEGDLEHKDSMGNSAIIKSGDIQVMSAGTGIMHSEFNKNQDSLVKFLQIWVYPNKRNVTPRYDQITLDKSKSKNKFQQILSPNADDEGVWIHQDAWFHLGNFENNTETNYQIKKKGNGVYAFILKGSAEIEGQKVEQRDGFGVWDIADLNIKTTSENTEILLMEVPMTM comes from the coding sequence ATGAATAAACAACGAACAGATATGGACAGAAAAGATTTTTTAAAGAAAGGATTATTAGGAACAGGAATGTTTGTAGCATCCGCTTCATTGGGCAATACCATGAAAAACGAAATCGATGAGATCGAGCCATTGGAACCTATCGGATACAATCATTTACCGAATACCGATTCAAAAATTAAAGATAACTCTGTCATTCATAAGGCAGATTCAAGAGGTAAGGCAGATCATGGCTGGCTGGTGAGCAGTCATACCTTCAGTTTTGCCAATTATCACAATCCCGAAAGAATGCACTTTGGCGTACTGAGAGTGTTGAACGATGATAAAGTAGAGGCGGGAAGAGGTTTTGGAACGCATCCTCACGACAATATGGAGATCATCAGTATTCCGTTGGAAGGCGATTTGGAGCACAAAGACAGCATGGGGAATTCTGCGATTATCAAAAGCGGAGATATTCAGGTGATGAGTGCCGGAACCGGAATTATGCACAGCGAATTCAATAAAAACCAAGACAGTCTGGTGAAATTCCTGCAAATCTGGGTGTATCCAAATAAAAGAAATGTTACTCCGAGATACGATCAAATCACGCTTGATAAATCAAAAAGTAAAAACAAGTTCCAGCAAATACTTTCTCCTAATGCCGATGATGAAGGAGTTTGGATTCATCAGGATGCATGGTTTCATTTAGGAAATTTTGAAAACAATACAGAAACCAATTACCAGATTAAGAAAAAAGGAAACGGTGTCTATGCTTTTATTTTGAAAGGAAGTGCAGAAATTGAAGGCCAGAAAGTGGAACAAAGAGATGGTTTTGGCGTTTGGGATATTGCCGATCTGAATATAAAAACAACATCAGAAAATACGGAAATCCTTCTCATGGAAGTTCCGATGACGATGTAA
- a CDS encoding Na+/H+ antiporter, giving the protein MHEQLLLILGLLLIVMMLVMLAQRIKIAYPIFLVLAGLGISLIPGVPVLKLDPEIIFLIFLPPLLYEAAWYTSWNDFWKWKRTIGLMAFGLVFLTSIVVAFASQAFIPGFTLALGFLLGGIVSPPDAVAATTVLKGLKVPKRTIAMLEGESLINDASSLIVFRFALAAVMTGMFSMQEATGQFFLVAGMGVVVGIVGAHIFYAIHRFLPTTPAIDAALTVMTPYILFLSAEHFHFSGVMAVVSGGLFMSFRSHEMFKTGVTRINMTGVWNTLIFVMNALVFVLIGLELPDIIHGLGETSVMEGIKYGLIISLIVIVVRLLWIYPVAHVPRWLSKKVRRDPSPGWKNPLIIGWAGMRGVVSLATALSIPVMMNDQAEFPMRNLIIFITFVVIFVTLVFQGLTLPLIIKLTKIGEIDPILPSHEQQASIQIRLDNLALSRLNEKYKTNIETNSLVENFKNTIENDISLQQSHLESLEMCTNRRNDINEYHRIMLDIYALQRKELFNIKREKYFTDDEIRKAESQLDLNELKITGSRHM; this is encoded by the coding sequence ATGCACGAACAACTACTTTTAATACTTGGCTTACTCCTCATCGTAATGATGTTGGTAATGCTGGCACAACGCATCAAGATTGCGTATCCCATCTTTTTGGTATTGGCGGGATTGGGAATCAGCTTAATTCCCGGAGTTCCGGTTCTAAAACTAGATCCTGAAATCATCTTTCTGATTTTCCTGCCTCCTTTGTTGTACGAAGCAGCCTGGTATACTTCATGGAATGATTTCTGGAAATGGAAAAGAACCATCGGATTAATGGCTTTCGGATTGGTATTTTTAACATCAATTGTAGTGGCATTTGCTTCACAGGCTTTTATTCCGGGATTCACCTTAGCATTAGGATTTTTATTAGGAGGAATTGTTTCACCACCTGATGCTGTTGCAGCAACAACTGTTTTAAAAGGATTAAAAGTTCCAAAACGTACCATTGCGATGCTGGAAGGCGAAAGTTTGATTAACGATGCATCATCATTAATTGTTTTCAGATTTGCATTAGCCGCGGTGATGACAGGAATGTTTTCGATGCAGGAAGCAACCGGACAATTTTTCCTGGTTGCAGGAATGGGAGTCGTTGTCGGAATTGTAGGAGCACATATTTTCTATGCTATTCATAGATTTTTACCCACAACACCTGCGATTGATGCTGCATTAACTGTCATGACACCCTATATTTTATTTCTTTCGGCGGAGCATTTTCACTTTTCGGGAGTAATGGCGGTTGTAAGTGGCGGATTATTCATGTCATTCCGTTCGCATGAGATGTTCAAAACGGGAGTAACAAGAATTAATATGACGGGCGTTTGGAACACATTAATCTTTGTGATGAATGCTTTGGTTTTTGTCTTAATTGGTCTGGAACTTCCTGATATTATCCATGGTTTAGGAGAAACTTCTGTCATGGAAGGCATCAAATATGGTTTAATTATCAGCTTAATTGTTATTGTTGTTCGTTTATTGTGGATCTATCCGGTCGCTCACGTTCCGAGATGGTTAAGTAAAAAAGTAAGAAGAGATCCTAGCCCGGGATGGAAGAATCCTTTGATCATCGGTTGGGCCGGAATGCGAGGCGTGGTTTCATTGGCAACAGCATTATCAATTCCGGTAATGATGAATGATCAGGCAGAATTCCCGATGCGAAATTTAATTATATTCATCACCTTCGTGGTTATTTTTGTGACCTTGGTTTTTCAGGGATTAACGCTTCCTTTAATTATTAAATTAACCAAGATTGGAGAAATTGATCCTATTTTACCATCTCACGAACAGCAGGCGAGCATTCAGATCAGACTGGATAATTTGGCGTTAAGCAGGCTGAATGAAAAGTACAAAACAAATATTGAAACCAACAGTTTGGTTGAAAATTTTAAGAATACGATCGAAAATGATATTTCCTTACAGCAAAGTCATCTTGAATCATTGGAAATGTGTACCAACAGAAGAAATGACATCAATGAATATCATCGAATTATGCTTGATATTTATGCATTGCAAAGGAAAGAATTATTCAACATAAAACGTGAAAAATACTTTACCGATGATGAGATCCGAAAAGCGGAATCTCAGTTGGATTTAAATGAACTGAAAATTACAGGCAGCAGACACATGTAA
- a CDS encoding type IA DNA topoisomerase, translating into MKLCIAEKPSVARDIAKVLGATTPKQGYMEGNGYCVTWTFGHLCTLKEPHDYGPQYKSWNLFLLPIIPNSFGIKLIPNKGVENQFKVIERLVEECEEVINCGDAGQEGELIQRWVLQKAKCNKPIQRLWISSLTEEAIKEGFQKLKPAEDYKNLYLAGNARAIGDWLLGINATRLFTKKFGGNKAVLSIGRVQTPTLAMLVQRQKEIDAFTTEEYWELKTKYRDVIFNAAIDRLKTLERAEKGLEYLKVNPFEIVSFEIKEGKEKNPRLFDLTGLQVEANKKYGYSAENTLNYIQSLYEKKHVTYPRVDTTYLSESLYPKIEGILRKMYPYQELISPLLEAPIPKSKAVFDDAKVTDHHAIIPTEVPPSQNLSREEKLIYDLIAKRFIAVFYPECKISNTLVEGKVGTIPFKTSGRQILEPGWRAVYAKEPKEETTDKDKEKEKEEEQTIPEFMVGETGPHDPMIHQGKTSPPKPYTEATLLRAMETAGKQVEDEELREMLKNNGIGRPSTRANIIETLFKRKYIEKKRKNLIATQTGIQLIDTIEDELLKSPELTGEWESKLRKIESGEYEANQFKEELIQMVTELTKKVVDGKGKVITLYEEKEEVKEKKKREPAVKKELQSWEETKCPKCKEHHLMKGKTAVGCSDFKNCGFKLDFEIFGKKLSDKQLLDLVVKGKTSKLKGFTTHPENITEGVASLSPEFTVSLG; encoded by the coding sequence ATGAAACTTTGTATTGCCGAAAAACCCAGTGTTGCCAGAGATATCGCCAAAGTATTAGGTGCTACCACGCCGAAACAAGGCTATATGGAAGGAAACGGCTATTGTGTGACATGGACGTTCGGGCATCTTTGCACCCTCAAAGAACCTCATGATTACGGTCCGCAATACAAATCCTGGAATTTGTTTTTGCTGCCGATTATCCCTAACAGCTTCGGAATTAAACTGATCCCCAATAAAGGTGTTGAAAATCAGTTTAAAGTGATTGAAAGATTGGTCGAAGAATGTGAAGAGGTCATCAACTGCGGGGATGCCGGGCAGGAGGGAGAACTGATTCAGCGTTGGGTTTTGCAGAAAGCAAAATGCAACAAACCCATTCAGCGTCTGTGGATTTCGTCCCTTACCGAAGAGGCCATTAAAGAAGGTTTTCAAAAATTAAAGCCTGCCGAAGATTATAAAAATTTATATCTCGCAGGAAATGCAAGAGCCATTGGCGATTGGTTGTTGGGAATCAATGCAACGCGATTATTCACGAAAAAATTTGGCGGAAATAAAGCGGTTCTTTCGATTGGAAGGGTGCAGACTCCGACATTGGCGATGCTTGTTCAGCGTCAGAAGGAGATCGATGCTTTTACCACCGAAGAATATTGGGAACTGAAAACCAAATACCGTGACGTTATTTTCAACGCTGCGATTGATCGTTTAAAAACGTTGGAACGTGCCGAAAAAGGTTTGGAATATCTAAAAGTTAATCCTTTCGAAATCGTTTCTTTTGAAATTAAAGAAGGAAAAGAGAAAAATCCGAGACTTTTTGATTTGACTGGACTTCAGGTGGAAGCCAACAAAAAATATGGTTATTCTGCGGAGAATACGTTAAATTATATTCAAAGTTTGTACGAGAAGAAACATGTGACTTATCCGCGTGTTGATACCACCTACTTATCCGAAAGTTTATATCCGAAAATTGAGGGAATTCTTAGGAAAATGTATCCTTATCAGGAACTGATTTCTCCTTTATTGGAAGCTCCGATTCCAAAATCAAAAGCCGTTTTTGATGATGCGAAAGTGACGGATCACCATGCGATTATTCCGACAGAAGTTCCGCCTTCGCAGAATCTGAGTAGGGAAGAAAAGTTGATTTATGACTTAATTGCCAAACGTTTCATCGCTGTTTTCTATCCTGAATGTAAAATTTCAAATACTTTGGTGGAAGGAAAAGTAGGAACAATTCCTTTTAAAACAAGTGGTCGACAGATCCTTGAGCCAGGTTGGAGAGCCGTTTATGCTAAAGAACCAAAAGAGGAAACCACAGATAAGGATAAAGAAAAAGAAAAGGAAGAAGAACAGACGATTCCTGAATTTATGGTTGGCGAAACCGGACCACACGATCCGATGATTCATCAGGGAAAAACATCACCGCCAAAACCATACACGGAAGCAACACTTCTTCGTGCCATGGAAACTGCCGGAAAACAAGTGGAAGATGAAGAGCTTCGAGAAATGTTGAAGAATAACGGAATCGGAAGACCTTCAACTCGTGCGAACATTATCGAAACCCTTTTCAAAAGAAAATACATCGAGAAGAAAAGAAAAAACCTGATCGCTACCCAAACCGGAATTCAATTGATCGATACAATTGAAGATGAATTGCTGAAAAGTCCCGAACTTACCGGAGAATGGGAATCTAAACTTCGTAAAATTGAAAGTGGTGAATATGAAGCCAATCAGTTTAAGGAAGAATTAATTCAAATGGTGACGGAACTGACTAAAAAAGTGGTCGACGGCAAGGGGAAGGTTATCACTCTATATGAAGAAAAAGAAGAGGTTAAAGAAAAGAAAAAACGTGAACCCGCTGTAAAAAAAGAATTGCAGTCTTGGGAAGAAACGAAATGCCCGAAATGTAAAGAACATCATTTAATGAAAGGCAAAACAGCCGTTGGATGTTCCGATTTTAAAAATTGTGGATTTAAACTGGATTTCGAAATCTTCGGTAAAAAATTATCAGATAAGCAGCTTTTGGATTTAGTCGTAAAAGGCAAAACGTCAAAATTAAAAGGTTTCACCACACATCCTGAAAATATCACAGAAGGTGTAGCTTCCCTATCTCCCGAATTTACGGTTTCATTGGGTTAA